A genomic window from Pecten maximus chromosome 4, xPecMax1.1, whole genome shotgun sequence includes:
- the LOC117325403 gene encoding serine/threonine-protein kinase ICK-like, whose amino-acid sequence MNRYSIMKQLGDGTYGSVLLAKCAETGEHVAIKKMKKKYYSWDECLSLREVKSLRKLNHANIVKLKEVIRENDQLFFVFEFMKENLYQMMKDRDRILPESTIRNVTYQVLQGLAFMHKHGFFHRDLKPENLLCSGADLVKIADFGLAREIRSRPPYTDYVSTRWYRAPEVLLRSTNYNSPIDIWAVGCIMAELYTLRPLFPGSSEIDQIFKICSVLGTPKKEDWPEGAKLAAAMNFRWPQCVATSLKSLIPNASNEAIMVLRDSMLWDPKKRPTSTQCLRYQYFQVGPNKGIKPETQWNQPKTVVSPAPVAASPVRVSPVKEESRYSPPKPFQEKVDYGNKINDPLPSYGKDKFDSDPIAVAVKKAPQKSGGRKRWGVGASDFDDWGDDLDASFSIPSKPKNTYKGIIPSIKPKNENKKFNRDFDDDDDDFLGSILNKKPSQKIPRVLSGRSSAASSAKQHYLGKARYLPGINPRNSAKKDTGSPWNTGMNKNTGGGTNMGRNPLPPLGGPSYNSRTNQDYSSRNQDNSYVPSFLSQPKGNAYSTMNWKRAQPAGPMSLNKNSAGFRQPVGATNTRTDWAAKYLK is encoded by the exons ATGAATCGCTACTCGATAATGAAACAGTTGGGAGATGGGACATATGGAAGTGTCCTTCTTGCCAAGTGTGCAGAGACAGGAGAACATGTGGCCATTAAAAA GATGAAGAAAAAGTACTATTCCTGGGATGAATGTTTAAGCCTCAGAGAAGTTAAG TCTCTGCGGAAGTTGAATCATGCAAATATAGTTAAGTTAAAGGAAGTGATCAGAGAGAATGACCAGCTTTTCTTTGTATTTGAATTTATGAAGGAAAATCTGTATCAGATGATGAAGGATAG AGATCGTATTTTACCAGAGTCAACAATAAGAAATGTAACCTACCAAGTACTGCAGGGATTAGCCTTCATGCATAAACATG GTTTCTTTCACAGAGATTTGAAGCCAGAAAATCTGCTATGCTCAGGTGCTGATTTAGTGAAAATTGCAGACTTCGGTTTGGCCAGGGAAATTCGGTCTCGACCACCATATACAGACTATGTGTCAACCAGATG GTATCGTGCCCCAGAAGTACTTCTTCGGTCAACAAACTACAATTCACCCATAGACATATGGGCTGTGGGTTGCATCATGGCAGAACTGTACACCCTTAGACCGTTATTCCCAGGCAGCTCAGAGATCGACCAAATATTCAAAATCTGCTCAGTTTTAGGTACACCAAAAAAG GAAGATTGGCCTGAAGGGGCCAAGTTGGCAGCAGCCATGAATTTCAGATGGCCACAGTGTGTTGCAACTAGCCTGAAAAGTCTCATACCTAATGCCAGTAATGAGGCCATAATGGTTTTGAGGGACAGCATGTTATGGGATCCCAAGAAGAGGCCCACATCTACACAG TGTTTACGGTACCAGTATTTCCAAGTAGGTCCCAATAAAGGTATCAAACCAGAGACTCAGTGGAATCAGCCTAAGACTGTCGTGTCACCTGCTCCTGTAGCAGCCTCGCCTGTGAGAGTATCGCCAGTAAAGGAGGAAAGTCGATACTCGCCACCCAAACCCTTCCAGGAGAAGGTCGATTATGGCAATAAAATCAACGATCCCTTACCATCCTATGGCAAGGACAAATTTGACAGT GACCCAATTGCAGTGGCTGTGAAGAAAGCGCCTCAGAAGAGTGGGGGAAGAAAGCGATGGGGTGTTGGTGCCTCAGACTTTGATGACTGGGGAGATGATCTAGATGCCAGCTTCTCTATTCCCAGTAAACCTAAAAACACATACAAAGGCATCATTCCATCCATCAAGcccaaaaatgaaaacaaaaagttTAACAGGGACtttgatgacgatgatgatgatttcTTAGG AAGTATACTGAATAAGAAACCAAGTCAGAAAATCCCCCGAGTGCTGTCGGGGCGGTCGTCAGCAGCATCATCAGCAAAGCAGCATTATCTGGGGAAGGCTCGCTACTTACCAG GTATCAACCCTCGGAACAGTGCCAAGAAGGACACAGGCAGTCCCTGGAATACTGGCATGAACAAAAACACTGGTGGGGGTACGAACATGGGCAGGAACCCTCTGCCGCCACTGG GTGGACCAAGCTACAATTCACGGACAAATCAAGATTATTCCTCTCGAAATCAAGATAATTCATATGTTCCATCATTTCTATCACAGCCCAAAGGCAATG CTTATTCCACGATGAATTGGAAGCGAGCACAACCAGCAGGTCCAATGTCGCTGAATAAGAACTCTGCAGGCTTTCGGCAACCTGTGGGTGCCACTAACACACGAACAGATTGGGCCGCTAA